TTATCTTCTATATTCCATAATGGGTCGACTTCTTCATTTTCAAAAAATGATACGCCTCCATATAAAGCCTCTAACTCTGCATTGTTAGCAGCAAAAGCATCAGCATTTGTTTTTTGGTAGCGTGATACTGCCATTGAAGTAAGAAAATTTCCTACTTGTTGGTAGCATTCTATGATAAAAATTCGATACGCTATCGCCATTTCAATTGAATACTTAGCTCCTAGCTCTCCTTCTGAAAATAGTTCAAATCCTATAAATCGATTTATACGAGTAAAAAATGCGCTGTTTTTGTTTGCTTGTTGTTCCAATGATTGATAAAAATATTCATTGCTTAATTCTTTGTATAAAGCTGTAGCAGCATGCAGTGAAGTAATCATTGCAAAAGTTGTTAACAATCTAACTGCTATGTCATTATGTTCAATGTGACCTGCTTCATGTAAAAGAATGAACTCATATTTTGCTAATATGAATTTTTCTTCTTGAGTGACTAAGTTTTCAGAACAGGCTTCATTGTTTTCATGTGCTACTATTTTTTTATAAATATTTTCAATTTCTTCTAAGTCTTTTTCAGAAGCATAAATGTTGTGAAACGTTGAACACCATTGCATATATTTTTTTGGAAAATTACGCCATGTTTGTAAAAATAACTTTTGTTCAAGGTGAGCTTGCGGGTATTTTTGAGTCATAGCTTCATACCAAAGTTGAGCAAAAGGATAGTCTGTTTCAACAAGGTGCTCTTCTTTGACTAAGTATGTTGTGATTGCATAGTTAGTAGCTCCATACATAGCTAACATAACTGCTGTAATTGCAGTATTTATAATGAACTCTTCTCTTGGGGTACAGGATAATTGAGAGTACTCAATCATCTCTTGTTTTGAAAGTTCTGCTTGTATTGGTAGGTAGACTAAATTAGCCCCCAAAATGAAAAATAGAAGTTTTAATTTTATTGTATTCATAGATAAGTCCAATTGCTTTACATGGTTTTTAATTTTTATGTAAAAAAGGAGTATGTTTTACCATACTCCTTTTAATTTTTATCAGACGTTTACTCAGAAAAAAAACTTATTTTTCTTCTTTGTACATAACGTGACGACGAACGACTGGATCATATTTTGATAATTCAATACGTTCAGTTGTGTTTGCTTTATTTTTGTAAGTCCAGTATCTGTGCGGACTTTCAGAACTTTTTAGTTTGATAATCTGACGATTACCTTTTTTTGCCATGGGAATATTCCTTATCTGAGCAACTATTTTATAGTTTTTAAATTCAAAATTATATATTTAATATACCTTGAACTTTATGGTTTGTCTATGGTCTTTGTAGTTGTTTTTTGTAGAAAACCCGCTGATATTTGTAGCTTAGGATCTTTTTTCGTATACTAAAACCTAAAGATAGAGAATTTTTTAGCTTAAAAGGCAACTTATGAAAATATCAGT
This genomic interval from Candidatus Chromulinivorax destructor contains the following:
- a CDS encoding M48 family metalloprotease; this translates as MNTIKLKLLFFILGANLVYLPIQAELSKQEMIEYSQLSCTPREEFIINTAITAVMLAMYGATNYAITTYLVKEEHLVETDYPFAQLWYEAMTQKYPQAHLEQKLFLQTWRNFPKKYMQWCSTFHNIYASEKDLEEIENIYKKIVAHENNEACSENLVTQEEKFILAKYEFILLHEAGHIEHNDIAVRLLTTFAMITSLHAATALYKELSNEYFYQSLEQQANKNSAFFTRINRFIGFELFSEGELGAKYSIEMAIAYRIFIIECYQQVGNFLTSMAVSRYQKTNADAFAANNAELEALYGGVSFFENEEVDPLWNIEDKELSPFVEVDSTLGKIIQAYFEMYDENDLQEKQDAKKNPLLRWWHDFCNGPTHPGPSTRAQALKDEIARRLKTTDQTA
- the rpmG gene encoding 50S ribosomal protein L33, which translates into the protein MAKKGNRQIIKLKSSESPHRYWTYKNKANTTERIELSKYDPVVRRHVMYKEEK